Proteins encoded by one window of Martelella endophytica:
- a CDS encoding ROK family protein: MTPVVLAVDIGATKIAVGLVHADGAIAFQSRERSPVRAEPSLALIERLGRTAEAHARKNGLTIKGTGIACGGPLDLEKGLVLSPPNLPDWDRIPLTRQMETSFGAKAYLQNDAAAGAIATALWDNPDAVRDVTYITVSSGIGCGVITDGFLYTGHTGNGSELGHIPLIYDGRACNCGLTGCFEAYVSGTSIGKRYTEAKTTCMATPRSFSARDVAEAALAGDGEARAFWESSMSMLARAVRAAADLFDPALLVIGGGVTEADGELFAPAMALVGSSMAAGVGQRLTVRKTGFGRNSGVASAAAVAWNEIGSATGVKVRIRE; the protein is encoded by the coding sequence ATGACGCCCGTCGTCCTGGCGGTGGATATCGGGGCCACCAAGATCGCCGTCGGCCTCGTGCATGCCGATGGCGCAATCGCCTTTCAGTCTCGCGAGCGCTCGCCCGTCAGGGCGGAGCCGAGCCTGGCGCTGATCGAGCGGCTCGGCCGGACAGCAGAGGCCCACGCCAGAAAGAACGGGCTCACCATAAAGGGAACGGGCATTGCCTGCGGCGGACCGCTCGACCTCGAAAAAGGCCTGGTCCTGTCTCCGCCCAACCTGCCGGACTGGGATCGCATACCGCTGACAAGGCAGATGGAAACCAGCTTCGGCGCGAAGGCCTATCTGCAGAATGACGCGGCTGCGGGCGCAATCGCCACGGCGCTCTGGGACAATCCCGACGCGGTGAGGGACGTGACCTATATCACCGTCTCTTCGGGGATTGGCTGCGGCGTCATCACCGATGGCTTTCTTTATACCGGCCATACCGGCAACGGGTCGGAGCTCGGCCACATCCCGCTGATTTACGATGGCCGCGCCTGTAACTGCGGCCTGACGGGATGTTTTGAAGCCTATGTCTCGGGAACATCGATCGGCAAGCGCTACACCGAGGCCAAGACCACGTGCATGGCGACGCCGCGGTCCTTTTCCGCGCGCGACGTCGCCGAAGCGGCGCTTGCCGGCGACGGGGAGGCCCGTGCCTTCTGGGAGAGTTCGATGAGCATGCTTGCCCGTGCGGTGCGCGCGGCCGCCGATCTGTTCGATCCCGCCCTGCTGGTGATCGGCGGCGGCGTGACCGAGGCCGATGGGGAGCTCTTCGCGCCCGCGATGGCGCTCGTCGGCAGCAGCATGGCCGCCGGCGTCGGTCAACGCCTGACGGTGCGCAAGACGGGCTTCGGCCGCAATTCGGGCGTCGCCTCTGCGGCCGCCGTCGCATGGAACGAAATCGGCAGCGCCACGGGCGTCAAGGTGAGGATCAGAGAATGA
- a CDS encoding extracellular solute-binding protein: MNLRAQLKLSTLLAAGFACGLPALAQAEELSVVYRESPYVSAVMEAAKAEFEAEHPGDTIELNAISSSARDYYTKVSLMNQSASTAPDIIYEDGFQITADAAAGYLEPLDERLSGWDEWGQFSQIAVQNGKSFVDGKVYGIPLGTDTQAIWYNKDLLEKAGVGADWQPKTWQDILDAAAKVKENLPGVDPINIYVTKAGNEASTMRGLMNLISGTPGGLSATLFDPETQKWIVGSKGFRDALAFLKTAYDNGYLVSDTDLQDSSFQNVLVEQRVPEGKVAMFIDGNWIWARWIEGGTAPWAAWNETLGMAKIPTQNGQGNGFTSMSGGWTIAMSPNTEDKDLAFDFMTTVANFENSLTYAIRAGSIGVRKDVIADETYLETNPTAGFFSSLVEVTNFRPALEIYPQVSSLIQETMEAVTVGGDSVEDAAGRFDRQLTRLAGSSNVEKAN; the protein is encoded by the coding sequence ATGAATTTGCGTGCTCAATTGAAGCTGTCAACGCTGCTGGCCGCTGGCTTTGCCTGTGGTCTACCTGCCCTGGCGCAGGCGGAGGAATTGTCCGTTGTCTATCGCGAATCGCCCTATGTGTCGGCGGTGATGGAGGCGGCCAAGGCCGAATTCGAGGCCGAACACCCCGGCGACACGATCGAGCTCAACGCGATCAGTTCGTCGGCGCGCGACTACTACACCAAGGTTTCGCTGATGAACCAGTCGGCATCGACGGCGCCTGACATCATCTATGAGGATGGTTTCCAGATCACCGCGGATGCCGCCGCGGGCTATCTCGAGCCGCTGGACGAGCGGCTTTCCGGCTGGGACGAGTGGGGTCAGTTCTCCCAGATCGCGGTCCAGAACGGCAAGTCTTTCGTCGATGGCAAGGTTTACGGCATTCCGCTCGGCACCGACACCCAAGCCATCTGGTACAACAAGGACCTTCTCGAAAAGGCCGGAGTGGGGGCTGACTGGCAGCCGAAGACCTGGCAGGACATTCTCGATGCCGCGGCCAAGGTGAAGGAAAACCTCCCCGGCGTCGATCCGATCAATATCTATGTGACGAAGGCCGGCAACGAGGCGAGCACGATGCGCGGTCTCATGAACCTGATCTCCGGCACGCCGGGTGGGCTCTCGGCAACGCTTTTCGATCCGGAAACGCAGAAATGGATCGTTGGATCCAAAGGCTTCCGCGATGCGCTGGCCTTCCTGAAAACCGCCTATGACAACGGCTATCTCGTGTCTGATACCGATCTTCAGGATTCGAGCTTCCAGAACGTTCTGGTCGAACAGCGCGTGCCCGAGGGCAAGGTTGCCATGTTCATTGACGGCAACTGGATCTGGGCGCGCTGGATCGAGGGCGGCACCGCGCCCTGGGCGGCGTGGAACGAGACGCTCGGCATGGCCAAAATCCCGACGCAGAATGGCCAGGGCAACGGCTTCACCTCCATGTCCGGCGGCTGGACCATCGCCATGAGCCCGAATACCGAGGACAAGGATCTCGCCTTCGATTTCATGACCACGGTCGCCAATTTCGAAAACAGCCTGACCTATGCCATTCGCGCCGGATCAATCGGCGTGCGCAAGGACGTCATCGCGGACGAGACCTATCTCGAGACTAATCCGACCGCCGGCTTCTTCTCCTCTCTGGTTGAGGTGACCAATTTCCGGCCGGCGCTGGAAATCTATCCGCAGGTTTCCTCGCTCATCCAGGAGACGATGGAGGCCGTAACGGTCGGCGGAGACAGCGTCGAAGACGCCGCCGGCCGCTTCGACCGCCAGCTCACCCGCCTTGCTGGCTCGTCGAACGTCGAAAAAGCGAACTGA
- a CDS encoding carbohydrate ABC transporter permease → MAQGASGTGQGPAAVLMRIVPLAPATLMIVAFFLVPIIWAIYTSMTNLGLSGYAARNPSFIGFENYYYLFTDPRTWAALGRTAVFVGLSVAGQNIVGFCIAYVRQMATPAIQSLASVIVITAWVVPEVVAGFLWYTFLRGDESGMNQIFDIFGFAHQQWLLTAPLAAVIVINIWRGCAFSMLVYSAALQDVSSEVLEAAEIDGAGRMQSIFGVILPIIRPVIAINVVLTTLNTLGVFGIIWITTAGGPGTRSETLPLLMYNQAYDFGLIGYGSSIAVLLLGFGVIASLIYVRLFKVGEARNG, encoded by the coding sequence ATGGCGCAAGGGGCAAGCGGAACGGGCCAAGGGCCGGCAGCAGTGCTGATGCGCATTGTGCCGCTTGCCCCGGCCACCCTGATGATCGTCGCCTTCTTTCTGGTGCCGATCATCTGGGCCATCTACACATCCATGACCAATCTCGGATTGTCGGGCTATGCAGCCCGCAATCCAAGCTTTATCGGTTTTGAGAACTACTACTACCTGTTCACCGATCCGCGCACCTGGGCGGCGCTCGGGCGGACGGCAGTTTTCGTCGGCCTCTCCGTTGCCGGGCAGAACATTGTCGGCTTCTGCATTGCCTATGTGCGGCAGATGGCGACGCCCGCCATTCAGAGCCTGGCCTCGGTCATCGTCATCACCGCCTGGGTTGTGCCGGAAGTTGTCGCGGGCTTCCTGTGGTACACATTCCTGCGCGGCGACGAATCCGGCATGAACCAGATTTTCGATATTTTCGGCTTTGCCCACCAGCAATGGCTTCTGACGGCGCCGCTCGCCGCCGTGATCGTCATCAACATCTGGCGCGGCTGTGCTTTCTCCATGCTTGTCTACTCCGCGGCGCTTCAGGATGTCTCGAGCGAAGTGCTTGAAGCCGCCGAGATCGACGGGGCAGGGCGCATGCAATCGATCTTCGGTGTCATCCTGCCGATCATCCGTCCGGTGATCGCCATCAATGTGGTTTTGACCACGCTCAACACGCTCGGCGTGTTCGGTATCATCTGGATCACCACGGCGGGCGGGCCCGGCACGCGCTCGGAAACGCTGCCGCTCCTGATGTACAATCAGGCCTATGATTTCGGCCTTATCGGCTACGGCTCGTCAATCGCCGTCCTGCTGCTTGGCTTCGGCGTCATCGCCTCCCTCATCTATGTCCGTCTGTTCAAAGTGGGAGAAGCGCGCAATGGCTAA
- a CDS encoding carbohydrate ABC transporter permease translates to MANLAKAKTRDRLAADIALTFVAIAFVVPMVWMVLAAFDAKATLAIQLPARWSLTNFGAILTEDVAIRPFMNSVIISAGTSCLVVILALFAGYPLSRYRLRYGKQYIYTIVFASALPITAIMVPIYVMFVHIGLVDTLAGVIVFRTAAELPFAVWLMKGFMDAIPTDLEEAAWTEGASRMEGVAYIVVPLLAPGIATIFILSFIENWGNFFVPFILLQSRDNYPMAVSLYSFFGEYGEAMYGQLAAFALLYTAPTLLVYFLIQKPLQKGGLRLGGAVKA, encoded by the coding sequence ATGGCTAATCTTGCCAAGGCCAAGACCCGCGACCGGCTGGCCGCCGATATCGCGCTCACCTTCGTTGCCATCGCCTTCGTCGTACCGATGGTGTGGATGGTGCTGGCGGCCTTCGATGCCAAGGCGACGCTTGCCATCCAACTGCCGGCCCGCTGGAGCCTGACGAATTTCGGCGCGATCCTGACGGAGGATGTCGCGATCCGCCCCTTCATGAACAGCGTCATCATTTCGGCCGGGACGTCGTGCCTGGTGGTCATCCTCGCGCTCTTCGCCGGCTATCCGTTGTCGCGCTACAGGCTGCGCTACGGAAAGCAGTATATCTACACCATCGTCTTTGCCAGCGCGCTGCCGATCACCGCCATCATGGTGCCGATCTATGTGATGTTCGTCCATATCGGCCTCGTCGATACGCTTGCGGGCGTCATCGTCTTCCGCACGGCCGCAGAGCTTCCCTTTGCGGTCTGGCTGATGAAGGGCTTCATGGATGCCATTCCGACCGATCTGGAAGAGGCGGCGTGGACGGAAGGGGCATCCCGCATGGAAGGCGTCGCCTATATCGTCGTGCCGCTCCTGGCGCCGGGGATCGCGACCATCTTCATCCTCTCCTTCATCGAGAACTGGGGCAATTTCTTCGTACCCTTCATCCTGCTGCAAAGCCGCGACAATTATCCGATGGCCGTCTCGCTCTACAGCTTCTTCGGAGAATATGGCGAGGCCATGTATGGCCAACTTGCCGCCTTTGCGCTGCTGTACACGGCGCCCACGCTGCTCGTCTATTTCCTGATCCAGAAGCCGCTGCAGAAGGGTGGTCTTCGGCTTGGCGGCGCGGTCAAGGCCTGA
- a CDS encoding sulfatase-like hydrolase/transferase has protein sequence MKKKPNILFLFSDQHSVRAMGDCADTPVETPSLDRLAAGGMRFDNAYCQNPLCVPSRASLLTGKYCRTTGIYDNRHILPANGPTLARALGSAGYRTALVGKTHFNGEQFQGFQERPYGDLYGQAHQPDPARHANESGLGDILGDAGPSGIPLAMTQTEICVSEAAKWLQGHAGRPVDSPFFLAVHFDKPHFPINPPRRFFERFAGRVELPDYDPDWLSHAPAFVRKAAAASGTAHHRGDDAVNARALAAYYGCVEWVDDAVGRLLDVIDYLGLFEDTIVIYASDHGEMAARRGLWQKTVFYEDSARVPLIIRWPGVAEAGSRTNALAGLIDLYPTLCAAAGISPPEGLEGLDLAPVLAGGGPPDRNLFCESAVLKQPDHAGCMLRRGDWKYCLYLDGAEELYNLADDPDEWNDLSRAPGEAALKAELRAATEAFFRSEEFAVRYAATPRMPFEKHFYPYSNQFITGNGVVFDARP, from the coding sequence ATGAAAAAGAAGCCTAATATTCTGTTCCTGTTTTCCGACCAGCACAGCGTGCGTGCGATGGGTGATTGTGCGGACACGCCGGTGGAAACACCGTCGCTCGACCGCCTGGCCGCGGGCGGCATGCGTTTCGACAATGCCTATTGCCAGAACCCGCTTTGCGTGCCCAGCCGGGCGAGCCTTCTGACCGGAAAATACTGCCGCACGACCGGCATTTACGACAATCGCCACATCCTCCCCGCCAACGGCCCAACGCTGGCGCGCGCGCTCGGCAGCGCCGGATACCGCACCGCGCTTGTGGGCAAGACGCATTTCAACGGCGAGCAGTTCCAGGGCTTTCAGGAACGCCCCTATGGTGATCTCTACGGCCAGGCGCACCAGCCGGATCCCGCCCGCCACGCCAACGAATCCGGTCTTGGCGATATCCTGGGCGATGCCGGCCCTTCAGGCATTCCTCTTGCCATGACGCAAACGGAGATCTGCGTCAGCGAGGCGGCCAAATGGCTGCAGGGCCATGCGGGACGACCGGTAGATTCGCCGTTCTTTCTGGCCGTCCATTTCGACAAACCGCATTTTCCGATCAACCCGCCGCGTCGCTTCTTCGAGCGCTTCGCGGGCAGGGTGGAACTGCCAGACTATGATCCCGACTGGCTTTCCCATGCGCCCGCCTTTGTGCGGAAAGCGGCGGCGGCGAGCGGCACGGCGCATCACCGAGGCGATGATGCGGTGAATGCCCGGGCACTGGCTGCCTATTACGGCTGCGTCGAATGGGTCGACGATGCCGTCGGCCGGCTTCTGGATGTGATCGACTATCTCGGTCTCTTCGAGGATACGATCGTCATCTACGCCTCCGATCACGGTGAGATGGCGGCGCGGCGGGGGCTCTGGCAGAAGACCGTCTTCTATGAGGATTCCGCCCGTGTTCCGCTGATCATCCGCTGGCCCGGTGTAGCAGAGGCGGGTAGCCGGACGAATGCGCTTGCCGGACTGATCGACCTTTACCCGACCCTTTGCGCCGCGGCGGGGATTTCTCCGCCAGAGGGTTTAGAAGGCTTGGACCTCGCGCCGGTTCTTGCCGGGGGCGGGCCGCCGGACCGAAACCTTTTCTGCGAGAGCGCCGTGCTGAAGCAGCCGGACCACGCTGGCTGCATGCTGCGCCGGGGTGACTGGAAATACTGCCTCTACCTGGACGGCGCCGAGGAACTCTACAACCTCGCCGATGATCCTGACGAGTGGAACGATCTCTCCCGGGCGCCGGGAGAGGCGGCGCTGAAGGCGGAACTGCGGGCGGCGACCGAGGCCTTCTTCAGGTCGGAGGAGTTTGCCGTGCGCTATGCCGCCACCCCGCGCATGCCCTTCGAGAAGCATTTCTACCCTTATTCGAACCAGTTCATCACCGGCAATGGCGTCGTCTTCGACGCGCGGCCCTGA
- a CDS encoding ABC transporter ATP-binding protein — translation MAGFTLKNLSKSYGALEVIKGIDLEVRDGEFIVFVGPSGCGKSTLLRMIAGLEEVSGGDLLIGEKRCNDIPAKARGIAMVFQSYALYPHKTVYENMSFGLKLAKRPKDEIDRKVRAAAGILHIEHLLERRPSQLSGGQRQRVAIGRAIVRDPQVFLFDEPLSNLDAALRVHMRLELAKLHGDLGTTMAYVTHDQIEAMTLADRIVVLDHGDVQQVGTPLELYHLPQNLFVAGFIGSPKMNFLEGAIDAVEADAIIVEVPGFARVSVPVRPASDTRSGDTVTIGIRPEHIDPAGDAGGFACAIEVAENIGDHAMLQLQGAGGQSLMVKASGDTFWSRGGAYPVTFQPDALHLFDDRGTAFSRVRRPKVLGGVDGFRSA, via the coding sequence ATGGCCGGCTTTACCCTGAAAAATCTGAGCAAGTCCTACGGTGCGCTGGAAGTCATCAAGGGCATTGACCTTGAGGTGCGCGACGGCGAGTTCATCGTTTTTGTCGGCCCTTCCGGCTGCGGTAAATCCACGCTGCTGCGCATGATTGCCGGGCTGGAGGAGGTCAGCGGCGGCGATCTGTTGATCGGGGAAAAGCGCTGCAATGATATTCCGGCCAAGGCGCGCGGCATTGCCATGGTGTTTCAGTCCTATGCGCTCTATCCGCACAAAACCGTCTACGAAAACATGTCGTTCGGCCTCAAGCTCGCCAAGCGCCCGAAGGACGAGATCGACCGCAAGGTGCGCGCGGCGGCCGGCATTCTGCACATCGAGCATCTGCTGGAGCGGCGTCCCAGTCAGCTTTCGGGCGGTCAGCGCCAGCGCGTCGCCATTGGCCGGGCGATCGTCCGGGACCCGCAGGTGTTTCTCTTCGACGAACCGTTGTCGAACCTTGACGCGGCGCTGCGCGTCCATATGCGGCTCGAACTCGCGAAACTGCATGGCGACCTCGGCACCACCATGGCCTATGTCACCCACGACCAGATCGAGGCGATGACCCTTGCCGACCGGATCGTGGTGCTTGACCATGGCGATGTGCAGCAGGTGGGCACCCCGCTGGAGCTCTATCACTTGCCGCAAAACCTGTTCGTTGCGGGCTTCATAGGTTCGCCGAAGATGAACTTTCTCGAAGGGGCCATCGACGCCGTGGAAGCCGACGCGATTATTGTGGAGGTTCCCGGGTTTGCTCGGGTTTCGGTGCCGGTTCGCCCTGCTTCTGATACGCGCAGCGGCGACACGGTGACGATCGGCATTCGCCCGGAACATATCGACCCCGCTGGCGATGCTGGTGGTTTTGCCTGCGCCATCGAGGTTGCCGAGAACATTGGCGATCATGCCATGCTACAGTTGCAGGGGGCAGGTGGCCAGTCGCTTATGGTGAAAGCAAGCGGTGATACGTTCTGGAGCCGCGGGGGCGCATACCCTGTTACCTTTCAGCCGGACGCTTTGCATCTCTTTGATGATAGAGGTACGGCGTTTTCCAGGGTCAGACGTCCGAAAGTGCTGGGCGGCGTGGATGGATTTCGGTCAGCTTGA
- a CDS encoding class I SAM-dependent methyltransferase, with protein MTTANSNYSIRDEIRDYWSDRAETFDQSVGHEIFSEAERQGWQRLIKKHLGEGDGRSALDLACGTAVISHLLHDVGFSVTGLDWSDAMLARARAKAQTRGADIRFIAGDAENTLEPPESYDAITNRHLVWTLVDPPAAFGEWFSLLKPGGKVLIVDGNMGKETWVKSLQKLWARVASKQASDPVSPDMVMRLQKIRERVYFSGEMPAQAVADLLAQAGFENIVIDRKLSDIHWAQARRMPFLRGLDRMVQERFAICATKPD; from the coding sequence ATGACGACTGCGAACAGCAATTATTCCATTCGCGACGAAATCCGCGACTACTGGTCCGATCGCGCCGAAACATTCGATCAGAGCGTCGGCCACGAGATTTTTTCCGAGGCGGAGCGGCAGGGCTGGCAAAGGCTGATCAAAAAGCATCTCGGAGAGGGAGATGGGCGCAGCGCGCTCGATCTCGCCTGCGGCACGGCGGTCATTTCGCACCTGTTGCACGATGTCGGCTTTTCGGTGACCGGCCTCGACTGGTCCGATGCCATGCTTGCCCGCGCACGGGCCAAGGCGCAGACCCGCGGCGCGGATATTCGCTTTATCGCCGGCGACGCGGAAAACACGCTGGAGCCGCCGGAAAGCTATGACGCGATCACCAATCGCCATCTGGTCTGGACATTGGTGGATCCGCCCGCCGCATTCGGCGAATGGTTTTCGCTGCTGAAACCGGGGGGAAAGGTCCTCATTGTTGACGGCAACATGGGCAAGGAGACCTGGGTCAAGAGCCTGCAAAAATTGTGGGCGCGCGTAGCAAGCAAACAGGCTTCTGACCCCGTGAGCCCCGATATGGTCATGCGGCTTCAGAAAATCCGCGAACGGGTTTACTTCTCAGGCGAAATGCCGGCCCAAGCCGTCGCCGATCTTCTGGCGCAAGCCGGTTTCGAGAATATCGTGATCGATCGCAAGCTTTCCGACATCCATTGGGCCCAAGCCCGCCGTATGCCCTTCCTACGCGGTCTCGACCGCATGGTTCAGGAACGGTTTGCCATTTGCGCTACAAAACCCGACTAG
- a CDS encoding ABC transporter substrate-binding protein — MSLAKTFATSTLAVVSLLPLSAWAQPFTVEDVAGREVSFDGPVERVILGEGRMIYGLAPIERENPFEKVVGWRNDLYMNDKGGYNAYVAKFPEAADIPFLGRLSNGTLSVETVVDLDADVLLLPIGDKEAADEINLEQTLEGTGTKIVYIDFREHILENTEPSLDALGRLFGHEDRAEAVASYWNEQMARVTDTLEEAQPEEPDVFMYRAAGLVECCGTFGPNNFGLMVDWAGGHNIGSDFLPGYTGTINAEQVLASNPDVIVITGANWSNTENASDFVNVGPGAATVSDESGEALAALMEHPAFTGSTAVANDDVHAIWHQFYTSPYQFVAVQQLAKWFHPDLFADLDPDATFADFHEKFLPIAYEPGYWVDIKASK, encoded by the coding sequence ATGAGTCTCGCAAAGACATTTGCCACATCGACGCTTGCTGTCGTGAGCCTGTTGCCGTTGTCTGCATGGGCGCAGCCGTTCACGGTTGAAGATGTTGCAGGCCGGGAAGTCAGCTTCGACGGTCCCGTGGAGCGTGTGATCCTCGGGGAAGGGCGCATGATCTACGGACTGGCACCGATCGAAAGGGAAAATCCCTTTGAGAAAGTGGTTGGCTGGCGCAACGACCTCTACATGAACGACAAGGGCGGTTATAACGCTTATGTCGCCAAATTTCCGGAGGCCGCGGATATCCCGTTCCTCGGAAGGCTTTCGAATGGCACTCTTTCGGTCGAAACGGTGGTCGATCTCGACGCTGACGTTCTGCTTCTGCCGATCGGCGACAAGGAAGCCGCCGACGAAATCAATCTCGAGCAGACCCTCGAAGGCACCGGCACCAAAATCGTCTATATCGATTTCCGAGAGCACATTCTCGAAAACACCGAGCCGAGCCTCGACGCGCTCGGAAGGCTGTTTGGCCATGAAGATCGTGCCGAGGCCGTAGCCAGCTACTGGAACGAGCAAATGGCGCGTGTGACCGACACGCTGGAAGAGGCCCAGCCGGAAGAGCCTGACGTGTTCATGTATCGCGCGGCCGGCCTGGTGGAGTGCTGCGGCACGTTCGGACCGAACAATTTCGGCCTGATGGTGGATTGGGCCGGCGGCCACAATATCGGCTCCGACTTCCTGCCGGGCTATACAGGTACGATCAATGCCGAGCAGGTGCTTGCCTCCAATCCGGATGTGATCGTGATCACCGGTGCCAATTGGTCGAATACCGAAAACGCCAGTGATTTCGTCAATGTCGGCCCGGGCGCTGCCACCGTTTCCGATGAGAGCGGCGAGGCGCTTGCCGCCCTCATGGAGCATCCTGCCTTTACCGGCTCCACTGCCGTGGCGAATGACGACGTTCATGCCATCTGGCACCAGTTCTACACCAGCCCATATCAGTTCGTGGCCGTGCAGCAGCTTGCCAAGTGGTTCCACCCGGACCTGTTCGCAGATCTTGACCCCGATGCCACCTTCGCGGACTTCCATGAGAAGTTCCTGCCGATTGCCTATGAGCCCGGCTATTGGGTTGACATCAAGGCTTCGAAGTAA
- a CDS encoding FecCD family ABC transporter permease, translating into MMDVSTTAFEAEAGGVRYRALARRKIMILIGLTVLLCLSFAVDLAWGPARYGLGEVVAALFNPSSVSPQVRTVVWDIRMPVAVMAIVVGAALSVAGAQMQTILANPLASPFTLGISAAASFGAALGIVTSIALVPVAAGMLVPVNAFIVALAATLFIHFVSQLRGVSVQTVVLLGIALVFSFNALLAFLQYLASEQALSAVVFWTMGSLTKATWPKIWVTLAVLVLALPLFARNAWALTAIRLGEDKAASFGINVRRIRLETMLIISLLSAVPVSFVGTIGFVGLVGPHIARMILGEDQRFFLPGSILSGALLLSVTSIVSKSIVPGVVFPIGIITALVGVPFFFSLIISNRSRSW; encoded by the coding sequence ATGATGGACGTTTCGACAACAGCGTTCGAGGCCGAAGCAGGGGGAGTGCGCTATCGCGCGCTCGCCCGCCGCAAGATCATGATCCTGATCGGCCTGACGGTGCTGCTTTGTCTGTCCTTCGCCGTCGATCTCGCCTGGGGGCCAGCTCGTTACGGTCTGGGCGAGGTGGTCGCGGCCCTTTTCAACCCATCCTCGGTATCGCCTCAGGTCCGAACAGTGGTCTGGGACATCCGCATGCCAGTCGCCGTCATGGCGATCGTGGTGGGGGCGGCCTTGTCTGTCGCCGGCGCGCAGATGCAGACCATCCTCGCCAATCCGCTGGCGAGCCCGTTCACACTGGGAATATCGGCGGCCGCCAGTTTCGGCGCTGCCCTTGGCATCGTCACGAGCATCGCACTAGTTCCGGTTGCTGCCGGCATGCTGGTTCCCGTCAATGCCTTCATCGTTGCCCTTGCCGCCACGCTCTTCATCCATTTCGTCTCCCAGCTTCGCGGCGTATCCGTTCAGACCGTCGTCCTGCTCGGGATTGCGCTGGTGTTCTCGTTTAATGCGCTTCTGGCGTTTCTTCAGTATCTGGCGTCCGAGCAGGCGCTTTCCGCCGTGGTGTTCTGGACCATGGGCAGCCTGACCAAGGCGACCTGGCCGAAGATCTGGGTGACGCTTGCCGTGCTCGTCCTCGCGCTTCCGCTCTTTGCCCGCAATGCCTGGGCGCTGACGGCCATCAGGCTCGGTGAGGACAAGGCCGCCAGTTTCGGCATCAATGTCCGGCGCATTCGCCTCGAGACCATGCTGATCATATCGCTGCTTTCGGCCGTGCCGGTCAGTTTCGTCGGCACGATCGGTTTCGTCGGCCTTGTCGGACCGCATATCGCGCGCATGATCCTCGGCGAGGACCAGCGGTTCTTCCTTCCAGGCTCCATCCTGTCCGGCGCGCTGCTGCTCTCGGTCACATCGATCGTATCGAAATCCATCGTTCCCGGCGTGGTTTTTCCGATTGGCATCATCACAGCCCTGGTGGGCGTCCCGTTCTTCTTTTCGCTCATCATCTCGAACAGGAGCCGGTCATGGTAG